In Patulibacter sp. SYSU D01012, the genomic stretch GCTGTGGGACGACCTGGCGAGCGGCGTTTATGGCGTCCGGTGGTGGGCAGACGGCTTGCGGGACGCCCTCGCGGTCGCCCGCGCGCACCCCGGCCTGGACTTGACCGACGCGTCCCTCGTCGCGCTGGCCGGCCGGCTGAACACCACCCGCATCGCCACGCTCGACCACCCCCGCTTCCGCTCCCTGCAGACCCGCGACGGGCAGCCGTTCACGCTGCTGCCCGCCGACGCGTCCGCGCCGTCCTCCACCGACACCGAAGGACCTCACGCATGACCGACCACCCCAACAGCTTCGGCGCCAAGGACACGCTGTCCGTCGGCGGCCGCGACCTCGAGATCTTCCGCCTCGACGCGCTGCAGTCGAAGTACGACGTCGCGCGGCTGCCGTACTCGCTGAAGATCCTGCTCGAGAACCTCCTGCGCACCGAGGGCAACGGCTCCGTGACGAAGGAGCAGATCGAGGCGCTCGCGACGTGGGACGCGAAGGCCGAGCCCTCCGAGGAGATCGCCTACACGCCGGCGCGCGTGGTCCTGCAGGACTTCACCGGCGTCCCGGCCGTCGTCGACCTCGCCGCGATGCGCGACGCGATGGCCGACCTGGGCGGCGACCCGTCGAAGATCGAGCCGCTCGTCCCGGCCGAGCTGGTCATCGACCACTCCGTGCAGGTCGACGCGTTCGGCAACCCGCAGGCGTTCGCCACCAACGCCGCCAAGGAGTTCGAGCGCAACGAGGAGCGGTACCAGTTCCTGCGCTGGGGCCAGAACGCGTTCGACTCGTTCAAGGTCGTCCCGCCGGACACCGGCATCGTGCACCAGGTCAACCTGGAGTACCTGTCGCGCGCCGTCTTCGTCAACGACAAGACCGGTCAGGCGTACCCGGACACGCTGGTCGGCACCGACTCGCACACGACGATGGTCAACGGCCTGGGCGTGCTGGGCTGGGGCGTCGGCGGCATCGAGGCCGAGGCCGCGATGCTCGGCCAGCCGATCCCGATGCTGATCCCGAACGTCGTCGGCTTCAAGCTCACGGGCGAGCTGCCCGAGGGCGCCACGGCGACCGACCTGGTCCTGACCGTCACCGAGCTGCTGCGCCAGACCGGCGTCGTCGGCAAGTTCGTCGAGTTCTTCGGCGAGGGCGTCACGCGCCTGCCGCTGGCCGACCGCGCGACGATCGGCAACATGAGCCCGGAGTTCGGCTCGACCTGCGCGATCTTCCCGATCGACGAGGAGACGATCCGCTACCTGGCCTTCACCGGTCGTCCGAAGGAGCAGCTCGAGCTCGTCGAGGCCTACGCCAAGACCCAGGGCCTCTGGCACGACCCGGAGGAGGAGCCGACGTTCTCGCAGATCGTCGAGCTCGACCTGTCCACGGTCGTCCCGTCGATCGCCGGCCCGAAGCGCCCCCAGGACCGCGTCGCGCTGTCCGAGGCGAAGACCGAGTTCCGCGAGGCGCTCGTCAACTACGTGTCGACCGAGGACGCCGGCGGCGCCGGTGACGACCGCAAGCCGGGCGTGCCGCCGGCGGACACGAAGAAGGGCTCCTACGAGGACGAGGGCTCCGCGATGAGCTTCCCCTCCTCGGACCCGCCCGCGTCGCAGGTGCCCGGCAACGGTCACGGCGCCGACCACGACGAGCCGCGCGAGCACGACCACTCCGGCGTCGCCACGCGCGCGTCGACGAAGACGGCCGTGACGATGGACGGGCAGGAGTTCGAGCTCGACCACGGCCACGTCGTGATCGCCGCGATCACCTCGTGCACGAACACGTCGAACCCCTCGGTGATGGTCGCCGCCGGCCTCGTCGCCCGCAAGGCGCGCGAGCTGGGCCTCGACCGCAAGCCGTGGGTCAAGACGTCGCTCGCCCCGGGCTCGATGGTCGTCACCGACTACCTGGAGCGCGCCGGCCTGAACGAGGACCTGGACGCCCTGGGCTTCAACCTCGTCGGCTACGGCTGCACCACCTGCATCGGCAACTCGGGCCCGCTGCCGGACGAGATCTCGAAGGCCGTCAACGACGCGGACCTGGCCGTCACCTCGGTGCTGTCGGGCAACCGCAACTTCGAGGGGCGCATCAACCCCGACGTGAA encodes the following:
- a CDS encoding PIN domain-containing protein gives rise to the protein MSIVLDTSFVVALMDRGDRHHDAARAVFDATDQDFVTTPLALAEMEHLAARAGGPDARTALWDDLASGVYGVRWWADGLRDALAVARAHPGLDLTDASLVALAGRLNTTRIATLDHPRFRSLQTRDGQPFTLLPADASAPSSTDTEGPHA
- a CDS encoding aconitate hydratase; the protein is MTDHPNSFGAKDTLSVGGRDLEIFRLDALQSKYDVARLPYSLKILLENLLRTEGNGSVTKEQIEALATWDAKAEPSEEIAYTPARVVLQDFTGVPAVVDLAAMRDAMADLGGDPSKIEPLVPAELVIDHSVQVDAFGNPQAFATNAAKEFERNEERYQFLRWGQNAFDSFKVVPPDTGIVHQVNLEYLSRAVFVNDKTGQAYPDTLVGTDSHTTMVNGLGVLGWGVGGIEAEAAMLGQPIPMLIPNVVGFKLTGELPEGATATDLVLTVTELLRQTGVVGKFVEFFGEGVTRLPLADRATIGNMSPEFGSTCAIFPIDEETIRYLAFTGRPKEQLELVEAYAKTQGLWHDPEEEPTFSQIVELDLSTVVPSIAGPKRPQDRVALSEAKTEFREALVNYVSTEDAGGAGDDRKPGVPPADTKKGSYEDEGSAMSFPSSDPPASQVPGNGHGADHDEPREHDHSGVATRASTKTAVTMDGQEFELDHGHVVIAAITSCTNTSNPSVMVAAGLVARKARELGLDRKPWVKTSLAPGSMVVTDYLERAGLNEDLDALGFNLVGYGCTTCIGNSGPLPDEISKAVNDADLAVTSVLSGNRNFEGRINPDVKMNYLASPPLVVAYALAGTMDFDFESDPIGQSSDGKDVYLKDVWPTSREVADTVQECLQSDMFRKSYAQVFDGDENWQNLDVPTGDRYAWDESSTYVQKAPYFDGMPAEPTAVEDIQGARVLAKLGDSVTTDHISPAGAIKRTAPAGKYLEGRGVKPADFNSYGSRRGSHDVMIRGTFANIRLRNQLAPGTEGGVTRYLLDDGKLPQGEETSIFEASQAYQEAGVPLVVLGGKEYGSGSSRDWAAKGTNLLGVRAVIAESFERIHRSNLVGMGVLPLQFPEGESAESLGLTGEETFTVDGLADALNAGELPKTVKVTAGDVSFDARVRIDTPKEADYYRHGGILRYVLRSLVAAN